One Luteolibacter rhizosphaerae DNA segment encodes these proteins:
- a CDS encoding serine/threonine-protein kinase gives MEERYEIRGKLGQGGLGAVYRAYDRALKREVAVKRIISGDDAEHRQEATKQMEKETGALAALQHPNIVTIYDVGSDEDGPFVVMELLTGQTLDEIVEKAPLTWPDFRELVLQIQEALIAAQDLGLIHRDLKPSNIMVNWLPSGRFQAKVVDFGLAKFSPKASLQTVDHHDSIFGSIFYMAPEQFERGPVDSRLDMYSIGCVYYFTLTGRSPFEGDTGPQVMASHLEHRVIPLGQVRPDLPKWACDWVMWHINRYPHERPENARETLKSFIQLDVPPSQTITQPVAPRGPRTMVRPPAPGTAAAQRPSPVPTPHTMEQPVQVQTAPQPLAPPDGAPPSLHATQSISFEPEYTGPPPPDIPPPPSNIPLPPRPAGGRVYAPQSTYQVVHKKKKPSEAKRNMLAVLGGIVLLVVLYWVVTTFFSK, from the coding sequence ATGGAGGAAAGATACGAGATCCGCGGGAAACTTGGCCAGGGGGGCCTTGGCGCGGTGTATCGTGCCTACGACCGCGCCCTGAAGCGCGAGGTCGCCGTGAAACGCATCATCTCCGGAGATGATGCGGAGCACCGGCAGGAGGCCACCAAGCAGATGGAAAAGGAGACGGGTGCCCTCGCCGCGCTCCAGCATCCGAATATCGTTACCATCTATGACGTCGGCTCGGACGAGGACGGACCCTTCGTGGTCATGGAGCTCCTTACCGGCCAGACTCTCGATGAGATTGTGGAGAAGGCCCCGCTCACTTGGCCCGATTTTCGCGAGCTCGTCCTTCAGATTCAGGAAGCGCTCATCGCCGCGCAGGATCTCGGCCTGATCCACCGCGACCTGAAGCCGTCGAACATCATGGTGAATTGGCTGCCCTCGGGCCGCTTTCAGGCGAAGGTCGTGGACTTCGGCCTCGCGAAGTTCAGTCCGAAGGCCTCGCTCCAGACCGTAGATCATCATGACTCAATTTTCGGCTCCATCTTCTACATGGCTCCGGAGCAGTTCGAGCGCGGTCCCGTGGACTCGCGCTTGGACATGTATTCCATCGGCTGCGTCTATTACTTCACCCTGACCGGCCGGTCACCCTTCGAGGGCGATACCGGCCCGCAGGTCATGGCCTCGCACCTCGAGCATCGTGTCATCCCGCTCGGCCAAGTCCGCCCGGATTTGCCGAAGTGGGCCTGCGACTGGGTCATGTGGCATATCAACCGGTATCCGCACGAGCGCCCGGAGAATGCCCGCGAGACGCTGAAGAGCTTCATCCAGCTCGATGTGCCGCCCTCGCAGACCATCACCCAGCCGGTGGCCCCCCGCGGCCCACGCACGATGGTCCGCCCGCCGGCTCCCGGCACCGCCGCGGCCCAGCGCCCCTCCCCGGTTCCCACGCCCCATACCATGGAGCAGCCGGTGCAGGTCCAGACCGCGCCCCAACCCCTCGCCCCGCCGGATGGCGCGCCACCCAGCCTGCACGCCACCCAGTCGATCAGCTTCGAGCCCGAGTATACGGGGCCACCACCGCCGGATATCCCGCCGCCCCCTTCGAATATCCCGCTCCCGCCCCGCCCCGCCGGCGGTCGCGTTTACGCGCCCCAGAGCACTTATCAGGTCGTTCACAAGAAGAAGAAACCCAGCGAGGCAAAACGCAACATGCTCGCCGTCCTCGGCGGCATCGTTCTCCTCGTCGTCCTCTACTGGGTCGTCACCACCTTCTTCTCGAAGTGA
- the serS gene encoding serine--tRNA ligase — MLDIREIRENPATFRDRLKARGGAHWTLIDEVLACDETRRRVETEKQSLQSERKQTSKQIGILKGKGEDTSAIEAQVRAINEKIAGLDAQADAASESQQELLMSIPNLPHPECPVGDDEASNPIVRVWNDKPDIAEPKDHLVLAEALGLISLEDGTRIAGSGFAVYRGKGARLERALIAFLLDLQSGANGYEEVNVPHVVKRECMEGTGQLPKFEDDMYGTDAGEDGRNQLFLAPTAEVPVTNLYRDMILSEDELPKKMCAYTPCFRREAGSAGRDNRGIIRMHQFDKVELVQIVHPDHGLRTLEELTGHAESALQKLGLHYRVIELCTGDLGFGSSKTYDIEVWAPGHGKYLEVSSCSWFADYQARRMKLRFKDAEGKNRVCHTLNGSGTALPRLYVALLEQCQQPDGSIRIPDALVPYFGFHEIR, encoded by the coding sequence ATGCTTGATATCCGCGAGATCCGCGAAAACCCCGCCACCTTCCGCGACCGGCTGAAGGCCCGTGGCGGTGCCCACTGGACCCTGATCGATGAAGTCCTCGCCTGCGACGAAACCCGTCGCCGCGTGGAAACCGAGAAGCAATCCCTCCAGTCCGAGCGCAAGCAGACCTCCAAGCAGATCGGCATCCTGAAGGGCAAGGGCGAGGACACCTCGGCCATCGAAGCCCAAGTCCGCGCCATCAACGAGAAGATTGCCGGTCTCGATGCGCAGGCGGATGCCGCCTCGGAGAGCCAGCAGGAGTTGCTCATGAGCATACCGAATCTCCCGCACCCGGAGTGTCCGGTGGGGGACGACGAGGCTTCGAACCCCATCGTCCGCGTCTGGAACGACAAGCCGGACATCGCCGAGCCGAAGGACCACCTCGTGCTCGCGGAAGCCCTCGGTCTGATCTCTCTGGAGGATGGCACCCGCATCGCCGGTTCCGGCTTCGCCGTCTATCGTGGGAAGGGTGCCCGCCTCGAGCGTGCCCTCATCGCCTTCTTGCTCGATCTCCAGAGCGGTGCGAATGGCTACGAGGAAGTGAACGTCCCGCACGTCGTGAAGCGCGAGTGCATGGAAGGCACCGGCCAGCTTCCGAAGTTCGAGGACGACATGTACGGCACGGATGCCGGGGAAGACGGCCGCAACCAGCTCTTCCTCGCCCCGACCGCCGAAGTGCCGGTGACCAATCTCTATCGGGATATGATCCTTTCCGAGGACGAGCTGCCCAAGAAGATGTGTGCCTACACGCCCTGCTTCCGCCGTGAGGCGGGCAGCGCCGGCCGTGACAACCGCGGCATCATCCGCATGCACCAGTTCGATAAGGTGGAGCTTGTGCAGATCGTCCACCCGGACCACGGCCTGCGCACGCTGGAAGAGCTCACCGGTCATGCCGAATCCGCGCTGCAGAAGCTCGGCCTGCACTACCGCGTCATCGAGCTCTGCACCGGCGATCTCGGCTTCGGTTCGTCGAAGACCTATGACATCGAGGTCTGGGCACCCGGTCACGGGAAGTATCTCGAAGTATCGAGCTGCTCGTGGTTCGCGGATTACCAAGCCCGCCGCATGAAGCTTCGCTTCAAGGATGCGGAAGGGAAGAACCGCGTCTGCCACACGCTGAATGGCTCCGGCACCGCCCTGCCGCGTCTCTACGTCGCCTTGCTCGAGCAGTGCCAGCAGCCGGATGGCTCCATCCGCATTCCGGATGCGTTGGTGCCCTACTTCGGCTTCCACGAGATCCGCTGA
- a CDS encoding GlsB/YeaQ/YmgE family stress response membrane protein has product MELNEILGWVLLGLFSGLIAQRIMPGGERGGCLLTIGLGITGAFIGGWIARHVGYLPADPPGPNMPSLRSLLTATVGSVILLAAWKWLKR; this is encoded by the coding sequence ATGGAACTCAACGAGATCCTCGGCTGGGTATTGCTCGGTCTCTTCTCCGGCCTGATCGCGCAACGGATCATGCCCGGTGGAGAGCGTGGCGGCTGCCTGCTCACCATCGGGCTCGGGATCACCGGTGCCTTCATCGGCGGATGGATCGCCCGGCACGTAGGGTACCTGCCGGCCGATCCGCCGGGACCGAACATGCCCTCGTTACGGTCACTGCTGACCGCAACGGTGGGCTCGGTGATCCTGCTGGCCGCTTGGAAATGGCTGAAGCGCTAG
- a CDS encoding endo-beta-N-acetylglucosaminidase, translating to MKNPGPLTALLAVLCGVLCFSGSASAQYEAVPQSRRWHPAEILTWSPATDPFAPYNRGTVPLANRFTPPTAAVNPALNALWNVNSHARPGEARVQAVTTFNTIPSGSPNGWRSTRLYAPSIWQYTDNMVFWGSSDRDNRTIMCPTAHMIDAAHRNGVRIYGKIFFHWNSSPDNAALQRIRDLIQKNGSTFPVADKLVEAAIYFGFDGWFINQENYQTNGTDAQNMRDFLVYFRTRAAAQGAPHLKITWYDAMAENGSRSFQNAFTSQNDGYMKSGTLVTDTGNTLAAHEMFLNFWWYYNSSNLTNSRSLAQTRGVNPYDLYAGIWTENYRTYGKTPDPNSAGNLDISWPYLFPEGQPHNTSVALFGAETPYVKGSSPETVANQDQIYWSGPNGDPSNTLPAEGSSTPNWFGMAHYIPANSPLTSLPFVTNFNVGQGRFYKINGTTVMSGPWTNLGVQDVLPTWRWLVQSTGAKTLVPSLDFAEAYYGGSSLKVTGSLAANLAQEVKLYQARLPVASNTNLRLIYKPSAITAAQVQIGYAFEDAPAVMHYTTAHTAASATAWNTVDFSLGSHAGRSLALITLRFNSSAALASYTANIGRIQISNGSAVAPAAPSAITLEGKSRNPDEAFSTSLRLRWTASSSPVLYYNIYHRKDQSVGAPRLWLGATPNRYFFAQDVRRFGSESGGYIEVEAVAPDHAVSPLAVTAQPTFTFESFPNLHHPLITGYPLASPLTVIGSGEVANMTRAFDDNIATFAEPGGASGAWVGLDLGAGHARQVVAVQFVPRANWASRMMNGVFQGSNTADFSSGVVELAKVNWIAPQDVPTTLLVNNATAFRYVRYLSPNDGYANVAEIKFFGPGAAQAPPKPLALQATNSGSTATLTWRPPASGMAYGYDLKRSSVNGGGYTVIASDLGTTSFQDTGLTNGATYYYAVSARNEAGESANSDRLILNPLSANRLNGTIIGTDGSWDGTSTKQKVFDNSLATFFDAQLPDGAWTGLDLGTPRKITAIRYSPRNGTTNWLDRMIGGVFQAADNPAFNNPVTLFKVPVAPTFNVYTSAAVGDEARYRYVRYLSPNGGHCNVSEIQFYGVLPPSPPGALALTGEGSSASLTWNQSSFAVSYRLKRSTTSGGPYQTIASDLTVRSFQDSGLDPQATYYYVVSAVNEAGEGVNSGELARHNPFNAWIVSSGGNPVLPHAGFDADLDGDGIANGVEYMTPEGVKIRESSGTRGVSALIRNDPGVITTLWESVDLSAWSQVSYANATDQSDVPAGFRRVESALPPASGNAPVFYRFRFSR from the coding sequence ATGAAAAACCCCGGTCCTCTGACCGCACTTCTCGCGGTCCTGTGCGGCGTTCTCTGCTTCAGCGGGTCCGCCTCCGCGCAGTACGAAGCGGTGCCGCAGTCCCGTCGCTGGCACCCGGCGGAGATTCTCACTTGGTCGCCCGCCACCGATCCCTTCGCGCCTTACAATCGTGGCACCGTTCCCTTGGCCAATCGTTTCACCCCTCCCACCGCGGCGGTGAATCCTGCGCTGAACGCGCTCTGGAATGTGAACTCCCACGCCCGTCCCGGCGAGGCCCGGGTGCAGGCAGTCACCACCTTCAATACCATTCCCTCCGGCTCCCCGAACGGCTGGCGCAGCACCCGCCTCTATGCCCCCAGCATCTGGCAGTACACGGATAACATGGTCTTCTGGGGTAGCTCGGATCGGGATAACCGGACGATCATGTGTCCTACCGCCCACATGATCGATGCCGCCCACCGCAATGGCGTCCGGATCTACGGGAAGATCTTCTTCCACTGGAACTCCTCCCCGGACAATGCCGCCCTGCAGCGGATCCGGGATCTGATCCAGAAGAACGGCTCCACCTTCCCCGTCGCCGACAAGCTGGTGGAGGCTGCCATCTACTTCGGCTTCGATGGCTGGTTCATCAATCAGGAGAACTACCAGACCAATGGCACCGACGCGCAGAACATGCGCGACTTCCTGGTCTATTTCCGGACCCGCGCCGCCGCCCAGGGTGCCCCGCACCTGAAGATCACCTGGTACGACGCGATGGCGGAGAACGGCAGCCGCAGTTTCCAGAACGCGTTCACCAGCCAGAACGACGGTTACATGAAGTCCGGGACCCTCGTGACCGATACGGGCAATACCCTCGCGGCCCACGAGATGTTCCTGAACTTCTGGTGGTACTATAATTCCAGTAATTTGACCAACTCCCGCTCCCTCGCCCAGACCCGCGGTGTCAATCCTTACGATCTCTACGCCGGTATCTGGACCGAGAACTACCGCACCTACGGCAAGACGCCGGACCCGAACAGCGCGGGGAATCTCGATATCAGCTGGCCCTACCTCTTCCCGGAAGGCCAGCCGCACAATACCTCCGTCGCGCTCTTCGGGGCGGAGACTCCCTATGTGAAAGGATCCTCCCCGGAGACGGTGGCGAATCAGGACCAGATCTACTGGTCCGGCCCGAATGGCGATCCCTCGAACACACTCCCTGCAGAAGGATCCTCCACGCCGAACTGGTTCGGCATGGCTCACTACATCCCCGCCAATTCGCCGCTTACCAGCTTGCCCTTCGTGACGAACTTCAATGTCGGGCAGGGCAGGTTCTACAAGATCAACGGCACCACCGTGATGAGCGGCCCGTGGACCAATCTCGGTGTCCAGGATGTCCTCCCCACCTGGCGCTGGCTGGTGCAGAGCACCGGGGCCAAGACCTTGGTGCCCTCGCTGGATTTCGCGGAGGCTTACTATGGCGGCAGTTCCTTGAAGGTTACAGGAAGCCTCGCCGCGAACCTCGCACAGGAGGTGAAGCTCTACCAAGCGCGGCTGCCCGTCGCCTCCAACACCAACCTGCGGCTGATCTACAAGCCCTCCGCCATCACCGCGGCCCAGGTCCAGATCGGCTACGCCTTTGAAGACGCGCCGGCAGTGATGCATTACACCACCGCGCACACCGCCGCTTCCGCTACCGCATGGAACACCGTGGACTTTTCCTTGGGCTCGCATGCAGGCAGGTCGCTTGCCCTCATCACCCTGCGCTTCAACAGCAGCGCGGCGCTTGCCAGCTATACGGCGAACATCGGGCGCATCCAGATCAGCAATGGCAGCGCGGTCGCGCCCGCAGCGCCATCGGCCATCACCCTCGAGGGGAAGAGCCGCAATCCGGACGAAGCGTTCTCCACCTCCCTGCGCCTCAGGTGGACCGCATCGTCTTCACCGGTTCTTTACTACAACATTTATCATCGCAAGGACCAGTCCGTCGGAGCGCCCCGGCTCTGGCTGGGTGCCACGCCGAACCGCTACTTCTTCGCGCAGGATGTCCGGCGCTTCGGTTCGGAGAGCGGCGGCTACATCGAGGTGGAAGCGGTGGCACCGGATCATGCCGTCTCGCCTCTGGCGGTCACCGCGCAGCCGACATTCACCTTCGAGTCCTTCCCGAATCTGCACCATCCGCTCATCACGGGCTATCCGCTCGCCAGTCCTCTGACGGTGATCGGCAGCGGTGAGGTGGCGAACATGACTCGCGCCTTCGATGACAATATCGCGACCTTCGCCGAGCCTGGCGGAGCTAGCGGTGCATGGGTGGGCCTCGATCTCGGTGCGGGCCATGCACGGCAGGTCGTGGCGGTTCAATTTGTCCCGCGTGCGAACTGGGCCAGCCGGATGATGAACGGGGTCTTCCAAGGCTCGAATACCGCGGACTTCAGTTCCGGCGTGGTCGAACTGGCAAAGGTGAATTGGATCGCCCCGCAGGATGTCCCCACCACCCTGTTGGTGAACAATGCCACCGCCTTCCGGTACGTCCGCTACCTCTCGCCCAATGATGGCTATGCGAATGTCGCCGAGATCAAGTTCTTCGGTCCCGGTGCTGCGCAAGCTCCACCGAAGCCGCTCGCGCTGCAGGCGACCAATTCGGGCTCGACCGCGACCCTGACTTGGCGGCCGCCTGCCAGTGGCATGGCCTACGGCTACGATCTCAAGCGCTCCTCGGTAAATGGTGGTGGCTACACGGTCATCGCCTCGGACCTCGGTACCACCTCCTTCCAGGATACCGGCCTCACCAATGGCGCGACCTACTACTACGCTGTTTCCGCCAGGAACGAAGCGGGAGAGAGCGCGAACTCCGACCGCCTGATCCTGAACCCGCTTTCCGCGAACCGGTTGAACGGCACCATCATTGGTACCGATGGTTCTTGGGATGGCACCAGCACCAAGCAGAAGGTCTTCGATAACTCGCTCGCGACCTTCTTCGATGCCCAGCTCCCGGATGGGGCTTGGACCGGGTTGGATCTGGGAACTCCGCGGAAGATCACGGCCATCCGCTATAGTCCCCGGAACGGTACGACCAATTGGCTGGATCGGATGATCGGTGGCGTTTTCCAAGCCGCGGATAACCCGGCTTTCAACAACCCGGTGACTCTCTTCAAGGTGCCGGTTGCGCCTACCTTCAATGTTTACACCAGTGCGGCGGTGGGCGATGAGGCCCGCTACCGTTACGTCCGTTACCTCTCGCCGAATGGAGGGCACTGCAATGTCTCCGAGATCCAGTTCTACGGCGTGTTGCCTCCCTCGCCGCCCGGAGCCTTGGCCCTCACCGGGGAGGGAAGCTCGGCGAGCCTGACATGGAACCAGTCCTCCTTCGCCGTGAGTTACCGGCTGAAGCGCTCCACGACCAGCGGCGGGCCCTACCAAACGATCGCCAGCGATCTGACCGTCCGCTCCTTTCAAGACAGCGGCCTCGATCCGCAGGCGACCTATTACTATGTGGTCAGCGCGGTCAATGAGGCGGGGGAGGGGGTGAACTCCGGGGAGCTGGCTCGCCACAACCCCTTCAATGCTTGGATCGTCTCCTCCGGTGGCAATCCGGTCTTGCCCCATGCCGGTTTCGACGCCGATCTCGATGGCGATGGCATCGCCAACGGGGTGGAGTACATGACGCCCGAGGGAGTGAAGATCCGGGAGTCGTCCGGCACCCGAGGAGTGTCGGCCCTGATCCGGAACGATCCCGGAGTGATAACCACACTGTGGGAGTCAGTCGATTTGTCCGCTTGGTCCCAAGTGAGCTACGCGAATGCCACCGATCAAAGCGATGTCCCCGCAGGATTCAGAAGGGTCGAGAGCGCGCTGCCTCCCGCTTCAGGAAACGCTCCCGTGTTCTACCGCTTCCGCTTCTCACGCTGA
- the tilS gene encoding tRNA lysidine(34) synthetase TilS, with protein sequence MPIPDIAWFREAPKRRRYLAGISGGADSVALLHHLHRSGFREVVVCHLDHGLRGKASAGDARFVQKLSAELGYPCEVGKAAVKALAADKGHSIETSAREARHAFFAICSRKHRCPRLLLAHHYDDQAETLLWNLLRGSRGLSGMKEVQTLPMGGRPMECIRPFLGHRRSELRTWLESKGLSWREDATNAEPFAVRNRLRNEALPLLAEIAKRDPAESFVRASGASEDFRVIEAWAVKQADAIDPQGRLHLPKLLTLPRALQAACIYAYLRTSGVPDLSRDAVNRCLGLLDPSAAPAVNLPGNFILRRRAGRLLLAPLR encoded by the coding sequence ATGCCGATTCCGGACATCGCCTGGTTTCGCGAAGCGCCGAAGCGCCGGCGCTATCTCGCGGGCATTTCCGGTGGCGCGGATTCGGTCGCCCTTCTGCATCACCTGCATCGCAGCGGCTTCCGGGAAGTCGTGGTCTGTCACCTCGACCACGGTCTGCGGGGCAAGGCCTCCGCCGGCGATGCCCGCTTCGTCCAGAAGCTTTCGGCAGAGCTCGGCTATCCCTGCGAAGTAGGAAAGGCGGCGGTGAAAGCACTGGCAGCGGACAAGGGTCACTCGATCGAAACCTCGGCCCGCGAGGCACGGCATGCCTTCTTCGCGATCTGTTCGCGCAAGCACCGCTGCCCGCGCTTGCTGCTCGCCCACCACTACGATGATCAGGCGGAGACCCTGTTGTGGAATCTCCTCCGCGGCAGCCGCGGACTCTCCGGCATGAAGGAGGTCCAGACCCTGCCGATGGGCGGGCGGCCGATGGAGTGCATCCGACCTTTTCTCGGTCACCGCCGTTCGGAGCTGCGCACCTGGCTGGAGTCGAAGGGGTTGTCATGGCGGGAAGACGCGACCAATGCCGAGCCTTTCGCGGTTCGCAATCGCTTGCGGAACGAAGCACTTCCCTTGCTCGCCGAGATCGCGAAGCGCGATCCGGCCGAGTCATTCGTCCGGGCTTCCGGGGCGTCGGAAGACTTCCGGGTCATCGAGGCATGGGCCGTGAAGCAGGCGGATGCCATCGACCCGCAAGGCCGGCTGCATCTGCCCAAGCTGCTCACCCTGCCGCGCGCGCTCCAGGCAGCCTGCATCTACGCCTATCTTCGTACTTCCGGCGTTCCCGATCTGTCCCGGGATGCGGTGAACCGCTGCCTCGGTCTGCTCGATCCCTCCGCCGCACCGGCAGTCAATCTCCCCGGGAACTTCATCCTCCGCCGCCGCGCCGGTCGTCTTCTGCTCGCGCCGCTGAGGTAG
- a CDS encoding tetratricopeptide repeat protein codes for MQQFRHLLVPFAIVASATAQTESADSLNTKAVAAAEAGRWEEALALYDQCIEVHGENALAKFGPSFGVTWYRKGMCEMRLQRWEAAARSFEICYRDFPNKAKTKGNRFNKTALVRWGEATRAAGRPQEALPLFKKFLSERDRQTDEFDPANYYIQVALCHLQLGELVLGTENLETAVRNKGGFATPDTGIVAALQSLVATAIAKNDGATLRGFFERNREALAIPPAEMAAYMDVFVKLATDALGAGMEGAAVAIFHLIPTSEAMAKDLRTKLETASDKTALQARLDAVEQARRDGVSHDVLLLETNATYQEKQGNLAASKAAFSELVERYPKAPRRTDHLFHLVRISAALGDTQEVEKQAGKFLLGHPDSPQAPAVKRMLLVTLYEQKQFEPCIKIAAEMLPALAEGSAEHDLCLRVLAGSYEQTGRFEEARPLLERHVTLYPASPYAQTTQYLRASNLVELKQWEEAAKQLDEFIAKHPDAAANPYLPVALLDRAECHASLEQDGAALEKLARLEKEFPGSEALANAQSLKSELLLRQGKDEEAEKSLAEALQQAEKQEQKETAANLLLHLVTLIGSKDSSRWKDALPYCERFWKSYSDLPKMKARMAVAQAEIYLQAGRGKEALERLKECFGDEAPSEALIRLYARLCAKEHGTERLKQDFAALPGIKPEDKATRAVLKIALIGELEAKLPDPGARQDAEAQLKSLYQELKSEFEAKDLPASVLLRTGDFLRLQTSAPRQALPYYSEALARNDQALRFPALLGRATILAEGSKEERAGAIKDLQEVVAGSKEVSEKEDALYWLIMSRMKDSDFAAAAESAQAYLAPDSGFQRLTPEVRLALARSLQERGMIDEALASYAQVWSDSLEATRVSVSAMRFWMQISWTRNSPANGSERPRSDRQAAYDEAVAFLERTKPLYDKMASIDQEAWLEIEKLVAEFAATTDVKPVPKQVEAGKPK; via the coding sequence ATGCAGCAATTCCGTCATCTCCTCGTACCCTTCGCCATCGTGGCAAGTGCCACAGCGCAAACGGAGAGCGCGGATTCGTTGAACACCAAGGCAGTGGCTGCGGCAGAAGCGGGCCGCTGGGAGGAGGCGCTGGCGCTCTATGACCAGTGCATCGAGGTGCACGGGGAGAATGCCTTGGCCAAGTTCGGTCCGTCCTTCGGGGTCACCTGGTATCGGAAGGGAATGTGCGAGATGCGGCTGCAGCGCTGGGAGGCGGCGGCGCGGTCCTTCGAGATCTGCTACCGCGACTTCCCGAACAAGGCGAAGACGAAGGGCAACCGCTTCAACAAGACCGCGCTGGTGCGCTGGGGCGAGGCCACGCGGGCGGCAGGACGACCGCAGGAGGCCCTGCCGCTTTTCAAGAAGTTCCTGAGCGAGCGGGATCGCCAGACCGACGAGTTCGATCCGGCGAACTACTACATTCAGGTGGCGCTGTGCCACCTCCAGCTCGGTGAACTGGTGCTGGGAACGGAGAACTTGGAAACCGCGGTGCGAAACAAGGGCGGCTTCGCCACGCCCGACACAGGGATCGTGGCCGCGCTGCAGAGTCTGGTGGCGACGGCGATCGCGAAGAACGACGGTGCCACCCTACGGGGATTCTTTGAGCGGAACCGCGAGGCGCTGGCGATTCCGCCGGCGGAGATGGCGGCGTACATGGATGTCTTCGTGAAGCTGGCGACCGATGCGCTGGGGGCCGGGATGGAGGGCGCCGCGGTGGCGATCTTCCACCTGATCCCGACCAGCGAGGCGATGGCGAAGGATCTCCGCACCAAGCTGGAGACAGCCAGCGACAAGACGGCGCTGCAAGCACGGCTGGATGCGGTGGAGCAAGCGCGGCGCGACGGGGTCTCGCACGACGTGCTGCTGCTGGAGACGAATGCCACTTATCAAGAGAAGCAGGGTAACTTGGCGGCGAGCAAGGCGGCCTTCTCCGAACTGGTGGAGCGCTACCCGAAGGCACCGCGACGGACCGATCACCTTTTCCATCTGGTGAGGATCAGTGCCGCTCTGGGCGACACGCAGGAGGTCGAGAAGCAGGCCGGGAAATTTCTGTTAGGCCATCCCGATTCTCCGCAGGCCCCGGCGGTGAAGCGGATGCTGCTGGTGACTCTATACGAGCAGAAGCAGTTTGAGCCCTGCATCAAGATCGCGGCCGAAATGCTGCCGGCACTGGCGGAAGGTTCGGCGGAGCACGATCTCTGCCTGCGGGTGCTGGCGGGCAGCTACGAGCAGACCGGGCGCTTCGAGGAAGCACGGCCGCTGCTGGAGCGGCATGTGACGCTTTACCCCGCGAGCCCCTATGCGCAGACGACGCAGTATCTGCGCGCGAGCAATCTGGTGGAACTGAAGCAGTGGGAGGAGGCCGCGAAGCAGCTCGACGAGTTCATCGCGAAGCATCCCGATGCCGCGGCCAATCCTTATCTGCCCGTGGCCTTGCTCGACCGGGCCGAGTGCCATGCTTCGCTGGAGCAGGATGGCGCGGCGCTGGAGAAGCTCGCCCGCTTGGAGAAGGAATTTCCCGGTTCGGAAGCTCTGGCCAACGCGCAATCGCTGAAGAGCGAGCTGCTGCTCCGCCAAGGCAAGGATGAGGAAGCGGAGAAGTCGCTGGCGGAGGCGTTGCAGCAAGCGGAGAAGCAGGAGCAGAAGGAAACCGCCGCGAATCTCCTGCTGCACCTGGTCACTTTGATCGGCAGCAAAGACTCATCGCGCTGGAAGGATGCCCTGCCCTACTGCGAGCGCTTCTGGAAAAGCTACTCCGATCTCCCGAAGATGAAGGCCCGCATGGCGGTGGCCCAAGCAGAGATCTATTTGCAGGCAGGGCGCGGCAAGGAAGCGCTGGAGCGTTTGAAGGAATGCTTCGGCGATGAGGCTCCCTCCGAGGCATTGATCCGCCTCTACGCACGACTCTGCGCGAAAGAGCACGGAACCGAAAGGTTGAAGCAGGACTTCGCCGCGCTTCCCGGGATCAAGCCGGAGGACAAGGCCACGCGAGCCGTCCTGAAGATCGCGCTGATCGGGGAGCTTGAAGCGAAGCTCCCGGACCCGGGTGCGAGACAGGATGCGGAAGCCCAGCTCAAGTCGCTCTATCAGGAATTGAAGAGCGAGTTCGAAGCGAAGGATCTACCGGCGAGCGTTCTCTTGCGCACGGGCGATTTCCTGCGGCTACAAACCTCCGCACCGCGCCAAGCACTGCCCTACTATTCAGAAGCCCTGGCGCGGAACGATCAAGCGCTGCGCTTCCCGGCTCTACTCGGGCGGGCCACTATCCTGGCGGAAGGCAGCAAGGAAGAGCGGGCCGGGGCGATCAAGGATCTCCAAGAAGTGGTCGCGGGAAGCAAGGAAGTGAGCGAGAAAGAAGACGCGCTGTATTGGCTGATCATGAGCCGGATGAAGGACAGCGATTTCGCCGCGGCGGCAGAAAGCGCCCAAGCTTATCTCGCTCCCGATTCCGGCTTCCAGCGGCTGACGCCCGAAGTACGGCTGGCGCTGGCCCGCTCGTTGCAAGAGCGCGGGATGATCGACGAGGCGCTGGCCAGCTATGCGCAGGTGTGGAGCGACTCCCTCGAGGCGACCCGGGTATCGGTCTCCGCGATGCGCTTCTGGATGCAGATTTCGTGGACGCGCAACTCCCCTGCCAATGGCAGCGAGCGGCCGCGCAGCGATCGCCAAGCGGCCTATGACGAGGCCGTGGCCTTTCTCGAAAGGACGAAGCCGCTCTACGACAAGATGGCATCGATCGACCAGGAAGCTTGGCTCGAAATCGAGAAGCTGGTCGCCGAATTCGCCGCGACCACCGATGTGAAGCCGGTGCCGAAGCAGGTCGAGGCAGGCAAGCCGAAGTGA